The Candidatus Zixiibacteriota bacterium genome contains a region encoding:
- a CDS encoding M48 family metallopeptidase — protein MNTTRRVLKRRFVIATLLTLASCLLFCHIAAADSPDHDSSGERQADSLQQSSAGPSLPARRGVDPPLSAGLKTDLPYKTETPESLYPMSPERKEELISYSRFRNIWRFASFLIGIGTLALILLTGLSAKLRDLACRIRLRFFAVWVFYIFISLVDYMLNLPFTIYRSFIVENNYGFLNQTFMQWWGENLLGLLLGLIVGIIPVWFFYWLVSKMKRWWLAFSLGAIPFVVILIVIVPVFVAPLFNKFEPLKDKQLEAEILALAESAGIEGSDIFQVDGSRQSSKVNAYVTGLFGTKRIVLYDTMIENFTLDEIRYVMGHEMGHYLMNHLWWGLAVAIIFIMFALWLMDKTIHGVIHRFRTRLGFDKLSDMASLPLVLIFVLVINFVFQPITNSASRYMERQSDKFGMDVTGVSGETAAVTFDKLSVYNLSDPDPHVLIEFWFYTHPALKKRTEFVRGYRR, from the coding sequence ATGAATACCACCCGCCGAGTGCTCAAGAGACGATTTGTGATTGCGACATTGCTGACCCTCGCATCCTGCTTGCTCTTCTGCCACATAGCAGCCGCTGACAGTCCGGACCACGATTCTTCAGGCGAGCGACAGGCTGACTCTTTGCAACAGAGTAGCGCAGGCCCGTCTTTGCCCGCGCGCCGCGGCGTGGACCCGCCTTTGTCGGCAGGTCTGAAGACAGACCTGCCCTACAAGACTGAGACACCGGAATCGCTATACCCGATGTCGCCGGAACGCAAGGAAGAGCTGATTAGTTACTCGCGTTTCAGGAACATCTGGCGTTTCGCAAGCTTCCTCATCGGCATCGGTACCCTGGCCCTCATTTTGTTAACCGGACTGTCTGCGAAGCTCCGCGATCTTGCCTGTCGCATCAGGCTCAGGTTCTTTGCCGTTTGGGTTTTCTATATCTTCATCTCGCTTGTCGACTACATGCTCAATCTGCCGTTCACTATCTACCGCAGTTTCATAGTCGAGAACAACTACGGGTTTCTGAACCAGACTTTCATGCAATGGTGGGGTGAGAATCTGCTCGGCCTCTTGCTTGGGCTGATCGTCGGTATTATCCCTGTTTGGTTTTTCTATTGGCTGGTGTCCAAAATGAAGCGGTGGTGGCTGGCCTTTTCGCTGGGGGCGATACCGTTTGTAGTGATATTGATCGTCATTGTTCCGGTGTTTGTTGCACCCTTGTTCAACAAGTTTGAACCTCTCAAAGACAAGCAGCTTGAAGCAGAGATTCTCGCCCTGGCCGAATCGGCCGGGATTGAGGGTTCCGATATTTTTCAGGTGGACGGCTCCAGACAGTCATCCAAAGTCAACGCCTACGTGACCGGCTTGTTCGGCACCAAACGGATCGTGCTCTATGACACCATGATCGAAAACTTCACTCTCGATGAAATCCGCTATGTCATGGGTCACGAGATGGGCCACTATCTCATGAACCATTTATGGTGGGGGTTGGCAGTGGCCATCATCTTTATCATGTTCGCTTTATGGTTGATGGATAAGACCATTCACGGCGTCATACACAGGTTTCGCACCCGCCTGGGCTTCGACAAATTGTCGGACATGGCCTCCTTGCCCCTGGTGTTGATCTTTGTTCTCGTAATCAACTTTGTCTTTCAACCGATCACCAATTCCGCCTCGCGGTACATGGAGCGACAATCCGACAAGTTCGGTATGGATGTAACCGGTGTCTCCGGTGAAACCGCGGCCGTCACCTTTGACAAACTGTCGGTGTACAACTTGTCCGACCCCGATCCACATGTGCTGATTGAATTCTGGTTCTACACTCATCCCGCTCTAAAGAAGCGCACGGAGTTTGTCAGGGGTTACCGCCGATGA